Part of the Aquarana catesbeiana isolate 2022-GZ linkage group LG12, ASM4218655v1, whole genome shotgun sequence genome, GCTTTGAACTGGTATTCAATGAGTCTGATGTTCCTTTTGCTTAATGAAAGCTTATAGTAGTCACTAAAGAATGTTAATTTTGATAATAGATATGAGAACGAACGGTTCTTGCGCCAGTCAGTGGAGGCTGATATCAATGGCCTGAGGAAGGTTCTGGATGATCTGACTCTCACCAAAAGTGACCTGGAGTTACAGCTTGAGAATCTAAAGGATGAAATTGCTATCCTGAAGAAGAATCATGAAGAGGTAAAACAAACTGCATACAGTATAAGAGATTTGATCAATATGGATTAATGCTTCCTAAACATTAGCCAGTAATATATTGTTATCAGAAACTCTTCCAAATCAAAATGCCACCTGTACTCATTCATGTCAAAGTGAAGTATTTTTGGACCACATGTGTCTGCTACTTAAGTTATGGGAGCTATTCGTTTCAGGTGTCTGACAGTGAAGCTACTCCAGTCTCTGCACAGGCCCTCCAACCAGTTCCTGAATATTTGGTGTTTATTTCTACACCATTTCAAAATCAAATTTCCAGGGTGCCATCATCTATTTAAATACTACTTGCTATAGTGTAACCAGAATACATACAGATGGAATCTTTATGTCCCTCAGTGACCAGTAGCTGGTTCTAGAGTGAGCGTATTAACTGTGTCAGGTACCGAGCCAGGCACTGGAGGGTGCATAAGTATTTTTTAAAGTGTGGTACAGAATTGTCCTCTTCTAGGCCTCATCCAATCCTCACTTTGCCAGACCCTGCCATGTATCACCAGACCATCTAACATAATTCActtcataaagaaaaaaatactcTGTTCTCAGTGTAGGAGTTCCTGGTACAACGTAATAAATAGCATAATCATTTGCAGTTTTGGTTCTTCTTGCATTACTGTTAGTGCAATAACTATGAGTGATTTGGCCCTATAGAAGTTAAATGACCCTGTCAATCTACTCTCCATCTTGAAGGTCATTCTTCTATTGATACAGAATATCAATTGTTTTCAATGTAATCCTATATAGGTTCCTTATACTTTGTTAAAAGTATAGTAATTGCTACTTACATAAATCTTTTTATAGACAGACAACTATAGGTCCCTGAGCATCTGGGCCCCATAGCAGTTACGTGATCTGCTATGGCTGTTTTCATGCCCTGTACTGTTGGGAGACCCTACTCTTTCCTGAGGGCCTCTTCACATCTTCCTGTTGCAATCTGAATCTGCTGACACCTTCTGCTTCTTGATTTTATGGTTGTACCAGATTTATATGGTATGCTCTGGAATTGCAGATCTCCAGTTTCAAGCTTTCTTAGAAATCCCCTTTAGGAACCCTCTTTAAAGGGAATTAGAAAAGGCTATATCCTCACTGGTTATGTGACATAATCATAGGTTAAAGGGGCCAGCAAATAATGACCACTCTGGTAACAATGCAGTATCAGCATCCTGAGCAACCAAAATACTATTTCATATCCCCAACCTTTTGAGTTAAGATACCTTTTAGCACAGAGCATGTAGGTAGATGACCCATCCTTGACACACCCCCAGTTATGTGGACCATAAAGAATGAATAAGTCAGAAATTATTAATTAAATCCCCAAGTACTTTTTTCACTACTCCGTTTCCTTTTTGTTGgcctttcaaaataacaaatgcaatacTTTAgcagttggatgaaaggtttattgTAGTATAATATATTTGGTGCTTATATAGTACATTTTAGAGAGGTTTATATTTCAGTCCAAAAGGATGAGGAAAGAGGGAATTTGTTTCAAATGAGACACAGTTGGGAACTATATTCTTTGTTGCCTTGGAAAACTCTGGCAATCAGTATAGCTTTAGGTTTCTCCTATATTCTGTGCAAAGTTGGGGATAGTAGGAGGTCCATAAAATTAATATTGAACCCCTTTTGGTACTTAATTTTAGATAAAAAGAAAATTCTATAGGAACGTTGAAGACTTTGTTAGGTTGACCTAACTGCAGTTTATCACTGGGTGGCACTGTACACTCAATATCATTAGCAGTATCATCACCTTAACATGACAGATAATTTAATGGTGTCTCTTATCAGGATATGAAGGCACTGAGTGGACAGGTCCAAGGCACTGTCAACGTGGATATGAACTCGGCACCAGGAAATGACCTACAAAAAGTACTTGGAGACATGAGACACGAATATGAAGCACTCATGGCCAAAAACCAGAGGGATTTGGAAGAATGGTATCATGCTAAGGTAAGTTTGTCTCATGACAAAATCCCAGATGATGTTCAAGTATTTTCTTAATAATGCAATAATAAAATTGTGCTGTTTCCGTAGACCGAAGAACTGAATCAGCAGTTGAGCAAGGAATCACATGACTTCAACACCACTAAGTCAGAAGTCACAGAATTGAGACGCACACTCCAAAGCCTTGAGATTGACCTCCAGGCACAGATTAGTATGGTATGTGGATAACATAGCATAAAACAAACACCAATTTTAAAGAATGTAACAGTATAACATCAGTCCAGagcaaaggagaagcagcagatgggCCCCCTGAACTCATGGTCGCGGGGAGAATTTTATTCTTTGTCTTCCCACTATATACACCATATAGGCCATTTTGTCATTGATATGAAATAGGTTTATAAGTTGTTCACTGTACCACTTTGTTTTTCTAATTACACTCTCCCAGAAATCCGCTTTGGAAGGAACACTATCAGAAACCGAGGGACGCTACTGTATGCAGCTCTCACAAATCCAAGAACTGATCCAAAAGGTGGAGGCAGAACTGGGAAATATCCGCTGTGAGATGGAAAGTCAGAGCCATGAGTACCAAATTCTTCTAGATACCAAGGCTCGTCTAGAGCAAGAAATCAGCATCTACCGCAACCTACTGGATGGACAGGGAACTCAGTACGTGTACAAAAATAGTAACAAATGCTAACTGTCATGATGACGTAGGTTGAAGTAGACAAGGAAGAAGTTCTATCCAGATAGGCACATACTCTACATCCCAGAGTGAGAGCTGTCTTTTTAGGATTGGGCCTATAGCTGACCAGTATAAGAGATTTTTTTTAGTACATAGGGTTGTAGAGATTAAAATGATCAGTCCACTCAATTCTCCCTATTATTATGAATGAAAATCATTCTACCTAGAGAGAAAATATCCTCaattgcacagaatgaatgtacatgcagccacttgccgatcagccgccgtaattttactgcggcaggtcgacacgatcccacgagccgttgtagctatacgtcggctcgtgggatcgggatagcaggcgcgtgctgttctgctctgtgaggagagacagactgtgtgttcctaatagctaggaaccatgatctgccatttcctctagtcagtcccctcccccttcagttagaaaaacgtagcagggaacacagttaaccccttgatcgccccctagtgttaaccatttccctgccagtgacatttttacagtaatcagtgcatttttatagcattgattgctgtataaatgccaatggtctcaaaaatgtgtcaaaagtgtccaatgtgtccaccataatgttgcagtcccgatataaatcgcagatcgccaccattacaagtaaaaaaaaaaataataataataaaaatgctataaatctatcccctattttgtagacgctataacttttgcgcaaaccaatcaatatacgcttattgcgatttttttttaccaaaaatatgtagaaaaatagatatcggcctaaactgagaaaaaatgtgctttttttaaaaaaaatggggatatttattatagcaaaaagtacaaagtattgtgttttttttcaaaattgtcactatttttttgtttatagcgcagaaaataaaaatcgcagaggtgatcaaataccaccaaaagaaagctctatttgtgggaaaaaacgacgtcaattttgtttggatacagcgtcacatgggcacgcaattgttagttaaattgacgcagtaccgaatcgcaaaaaatggcccggtcattcagcagccaaatctttcagggctgaagtggttaaatacaccccCCCTTAAATGTATGGTACACCTTGGGAGATAAGACTTCCCCTAATTGAGAGATTTGAATATATATAGAGAAGATAAACAGAGTTGGCATAGGGGTGTAATGTGCTATAAGAGGAAATTTACAATAGGAGGAATTTTATAAATACTCAAAATCTTATAGTAAGCAGTTCTCGAGAATATAAGAAAGGAATCATGAAAAATATGACTAAAGTGGGCCCAGAACATAGAATGTAGTTTTCCAATAGATTATTCATTACTATATCGTCTATAGGTATAATTAATGTGCTTAATATTTTTACACAGGATCTCAAAGGGTTCCCAGGATTATTCATCTTCATCGTATCACTCATCGGGCTCCCAGTCTGATAAAGCAGGTATGGAATATCTCACCAAACATTAATGAGAGCAATATAATTCACAATCTGGACCAGATTGTCACAGCCATAGCAGATGTGCTTACAATATTTAATACTCGCCCAGCCAGGGATTGTTTTCTGTACTGCTCAAATAACTTGATATTTTTATTTCTTCActtattaaaggaaacctgtgctaaaaaaatatatgtatacggTCACTGCTGACCACCTTATGAAAATGCAGGCTGCCATGTTTGATCTCTGATTGCACAGAACAAGCATGAAGCAAGTCAAGTTTGACTGATGTCAGAAATGCATATCAGGGTCAGGtactcagaaagtattgaagccattggACCAGTATGGCAGGCAACTGTCATTTTCAGAAGAAGAGGTCAGCAATACCAGCCTCCCTTTATTTCAGTACATGCTTCCTTTAACACAATTTTACCATGGTTTTACATACTGATATTTTAAGTAAAACTATAACTTGTTCACTTATTAATATGCGTAAAACCATCAAATGAAAGTACCCTCATTTGGCACCATCCCTTCTGACATGCAGTACTGATCTTTCTCTACAACCCCCAGAAACCTAGGGGGAATGGAAGGGGTAAATTGGGACTCTAAATGTGCCTAAGAGGGAACATGTAAcctaattaaattaaataaatcttTAAAATCCTGATAAAATACAGAGGTACACAAAAGTTTTTATGGTCGCTATATCTCATACAATATAATTGACAACTATTTGTGATTCAAATGGCTGAGGACAGCTCCGTATGGTGAAATTGTCCTTCACATCCTGTCAATCAGATGCAACAGGCAGTGAGAGGACATCTCTCCGAACTAAAGAAAATCCCCTCTAATACAAGTGTCATTGGAACATGTCCCAttggaagaaaaaatgttttaacccctcacaactctatccaaaactaaagtgtTGGCACTAGATATACTTTATTAAGCCAGCACTAAGAGCTGAGGTTATGTACAAAGTGTGGTAAAACATTTCACTTTCAAAATCAGTAATTTAAATAACAGTAGGAATGAGTGTTGATGTTTGGGAAGATTATCAGGAATAAAAATAGTTCAATGCATCTATGTAATCAGAATATTAATAAAGGTTGGGTAATCAAGCTTCACTAACATCCATCAATTTGTTGATCTGCTGGGCAAAGTTGCATCTGATACAACTATGGATAGTATGGTCCCACCACGTGTCTTCCAGTTTATCTACACATACATTTGCCGTCTTTTTACACGGATTAGGTGCATTATATAATATCAGGAGTAATCTTAGAAAATGAGGTAGACTCACAATAAAATCTCTGTGTTGGCTTCTTTCAGGAGGTTCCTATCACGTAAGAATCAAGACTGAAGACAAAGATGGTCGTGTGATTTCCACCCAAAACCAGCACTACCAATCTGGATACAGAAAGTAAACAACACTTTCAACACTTCGAATCAGGAGCAATGCCTAAACGTCTCCAGTCTCTCAATGCTTATAGCTCATGAATGTATCTTTCTTAATTTAACATGTCAGGAGCCCAATGCAAATGATGGGTTACTGTACTTGAACAAGCAAAAATACTCTGTACAAACAATCACTATAGTAGTTGCAAGAAATGCTTTAAGTTGTCAGTCCACTCAAAACAGATACTACTGCTATGAGTGGATGATGGAAAATTGCTTCACTTACAGGCCATTGTCTCAAAGGCTCCAACTGTAAGATGTCCTTATTGGTTCAAATAAAAGATTCCTGGTCAATAGTTATGATCAATGGATGGAACTCCGGAGATCTTACTGTTGCATAGCAACATACAGCAAGCCATAGTATATGGTGTATCCACCAGCAACTGAAATGTGCATTTTGGCAGTCAAAGCCTTTAGGCCTTTTTGTTATCTGTTCACTACAGTGCAGCTAACCAAGCAACCACAGCTGTTCTTATTTTCTGATTATTTACCGAACACGTGCACTTTACCATTACATGCAAATAGTCTCCAAACCGTAAGACTAAAGAGAGACATTCATACATATGCAGATATTATTGCAGTATATAACATTCACAGGATATTGATTTCATGTTTGACTGAGGCTCCCCCTGACATGTCCATTCAATATGCTCTTTTGTTGATATGCTTTCTTTAATAAAGCTTTGCTACATCAAATTACTGGTACAGCATTTATTATTTCAGTGGTTTTACAATGGTTTAGGCAAATttccaaaaaacttttttcttttgatcTAATCTTACTGTAAGTGTGGGAAAGGAGCAGTGGTGGTGGGAACTCAAGGTACTCAAGTTAATGTGTCATACCATGCTCACATTCAAATCATAACCTTTcctaaagcaaacctgtcattTAGCTTTCTTACAAGGCTGCTATCACCATTGCCATTAAAAATGTGTCTATAAAAATCTTTTCAAAGTGTGCTGAGAAAAATGAGTTATTGTTGCTCAGCTGCAAATTATAATTAGGCAGTATAGCATTTATGTCCTGGACTGAGAGAACCTGTGCATGGACTCTGAAGATGACCTTCAGTGACCAGCGCTCTTAGCTTGATGACTATTGGTTTGGGAATTACGAGGATAGCCTGTCATTCCTGTTATCGAAACTCTGCAAGTGCATTAGAGAACTGCCCGTGCAACAATTTAAGCAAATATAAGCAGAAGAGGGAAAGGAATGGAGGAGTTAACTGTCAACCTTGCAGAACATCAGATGCTAATATCCGTGCTGGCTGTTTGTTTGCCAGTGTGCTATTTGTTATTAAGGAGTTTCATAAAGGAAAATTGTCAGTCAACAAATGCTATCAATACAATCCACTGGGTGGATATTAAGGAAAGCCTAGTACAAAAGTTTGTATCACTCAGACGCCTTTTTGAAATGTGTATTCGTTAATAACATCATAATGCCATTAAGATCTGATCTGTCTTTATCAACATATctacctattgcatcacaccatcATTCTAATAACATTTACTGCTCAAGCACTGAGGAAGGGGGAGGCCTTTCCCCTGAAACGCATTCGTTTTATTTGATACTCATAACTGGGGGCTGGCAACTGTCGATTGCAGTCTACCTATCGATCgcgggcaggtgacaggtagactgTGAACAGGTCCTTGCGCCAATGACCCCTGCCTTCTAGGTGCCGGTCCTTCTCCCCACCCAGCCTCCTCCGCCACTGTCATCAGTGCACAGAAGAGAGCGGGATGCAGCACAGCTCAGGACGGAGGGTGGGAGCTGGCCAAATAAACTTTTCAAGTTAACCTacatgtgattggttgctaggacacagggctaggacaccagcttgttaatatgaaaagccactctggcagctccCGCTCCCACCCGCCCGCCATCCAGAACTGTGCTGTTTTCcactctctcctctgtgtacacaggTAGGACACTGCTTATGTGTGGGGGTAATGTTAAGGAAgcagaagacactgctatgggaggtaagtggggggcagaggacactgctgcggagggggagaggagccagAGGTTACTGCTATGggggaaaggggggcagaggacactactgtgtgtgtgtgtgtgtgtggggtgatgtgaagggcggtggaggacactgctatgggtggaagaggacactactgtggaggggaggtgaccaccccatagcagtttCTTCTAttgcccttcacatcaccccccccccccagtagtgtcctctcccccccccacagcagtgtcctctaccacccttcacatcaccacaCCACAGTGGTGTCCTCTTTCCCCCATAGCAGTGCCCTCTACcatccttcacatcacccccctcccacagtagtgtcctctgcccccagtTTCCACATACCAGTGACCTCTGACCCCCATTTCCCCCCTAGCGGTGTCCTCTACCCACCTCTTCCCTATCATAGAAAGGTATTTTAAAAATCTTAATTCCCAGCAAGTGGCTGGAGATACGGGTTTTACCATATCCCCTACCCTGGCACCCTAAGGTGGCTGCCTAAGCAACCTTATGCTGGTGCCCAGTATAAGGCTGCTTAGGGAGCCACCTCAGGGTGGCCTGGAATTCAGATTTTTAAAATACCTGTCTTTCAATGATCCCctttattttcctcctgcagcagctgcaggaggaaaatccaggggatcggttccagtaaatgCCCCCCCACTGCCCGTCCTGTCCTTGTTGCTTTTTTTTCTGCTTCACAGCCCAGAGTGTGCTCCCCTTtgaccaaagccccctaacagggctcctaaagattaaaatgaaaaagttgtaaaaaataaaaactactgataccatccactgccatactaacaccaacctctgccctactgacactgtttactgccctactgaccatttccactgccctactgactggcaccgtccactgctctactaacactatCCACCGccttactgactgacaccatccacttttaAGATAGGTTAAGTTTGTATTTTTtccgtgacatttgttttattatatttttctatgttttccttactatttagttaggtctTGCTAGttcatttcttttaaaaaaatgtccctgaagtccgatgatctttgatctctttcatgttgttcaggtagatctccacctctcaaaggttgcctaccctcgcgcttaaccaataaacatttcaaaaaGTCCTCTGAGTGATATGAACTTTTGTACTAGGTGCTCCTTATTACCTATCCAATATTTTATTAATTGCTGTGCACTCTTTTTGTCATGATCAGAGAGGAAGCAGCCTAGGACAAGGTCAATGTCCACCTACACTCCTTTGAAGGAAGAGTCCGTTGTATATCCATCAGAACCTAGCCTCACTTCTATTGGTCCAGTTCTATTACTCACACATAGGTCATCAATGCCATTCAAGAAACTATAAagaagataaaaatgtcatttaccTTTATTCAGTTATAACAGAGAACACACCATGTGTGCAAACCATGCAGCTGCATAAGGGTCCCctgagacttaaagtggatgtaaacttacCTTTCCTTCAATGGTCCCCATTACTTGCCAGTTCCAGCATCTTTTGCTGGGTGCCAGTCTTACTGTAGATGGCTTTAATTGGCCGGCCCAGGATGCATGAACAGGAATCAGTCATCCTGGCAACCAGGGACTGGACCGGTAAAGTAAGGTGACTGCAATTTAATTGCAACAAAAGATAAGTAGTGGGTttttaaatacccctccagtgatCACACAAGTACACTTATGTAAGAAACAATATGtacacatttttaattttatacaataaaatatttaagaaCACGTATCAATTTGTCATGGCTTGCATACTGATACCAGCAAAACATTATCCACTACAAACATGTATGGCTGTTTGTAGAGATGAGGAAATAGGGTCAACGCGTTTCGAGGAAATtaacgcttcttcaggaccttTTAAAGGTACATGATCACAAAAGTAGATTCTTTTTCTGGAAGATTTCAGTTTGTATATTTTTCATGCATCTTATAactacacacacagtatacagagatgTGGAATATCCAGTGAGGTATAGTCTTGCTGGCTCATGGGAGATGGATCCTCCCCAGAGTAGAGCTATTTATACAGAAAGACCCCAGAGTTTTCACATGGTGTGGAAGTATGAGGAGCAACTGTGTAGTCTAGTTACAAGAtgcatgaaaaatatataaactgaAATCTTCCGGAAAAAGAATCTACTTTTATGATCATATACATTTAAGAGGTCCAGAAGAAGCGGTAATTTCCGCGAAACGTGTTGACCCTAGTTCCTCATCTTGACAAACAGCCATACATGTTTGTAGTGGATAATGTTTTGCTGGTATCAGTATGTGAGCCATGACAATTTGTTACGTGTTCTGAAATATTTTATTGTATGA contains:
- the LOC141114309 gene encoding keratin, type I cytoskeletal 19-like, whose protein sequence is MSKKQGVKGLGSTGSSSGHSFRVSSGRYSSCGLYGGGAGGSLKGGYGFSGGSGNVGAACGIYGGGAGRSLKVGHGYSVGADNVGAACGFNGGSGFGGGSGFGGESGFGGAGQGAGSGFGHGGEYGFEFGGGHGGGYGEDQGILNFNEKHTMQNLNDRLATYLNKVRDLEEANSELEKKIRLWYESQKPKPINDYSHYFKVIDELQKKIQDAASNNGSLTLQIDNACLTTDDFKLKYENERFLRQSVEADINGLRKVLDDLTLTKSDLELQLENLKDEIAILKKNHEEDMKALSGQVQGTVNVDMNSAPGNDLQKVLGDMRHEYEALMAKNQRDLEEWYHAKTEELNQQLSKESHDFNTTKSEVTELRRTLQSLEIDLQAQISMKSALEGTLSETEGRYCMQLSQIQELIQKVEAELGNIRCEMESQSHEYQILLDTKARLEQEISIYRNLLDGQGTQISKGSQDYSSSSYHSSGSQSDKAGGSYHVRIKTEDKDGRVISTQNQHYQSGYRK